From the genome of Paraburkholderia flava, one region includes:
- a CDS encoding alpha/beta hydrolase: MSSPASIADSSSTEAVDRGAALYDLGSTTVFSHRADPRFAYTLYVPPTVREASNDVELVVVMHGTGRQFTQYRDKFAPFGRWNDCIVLCPLFPVGVLGDGNRDGFKHLVEGDIHYDRVLLDMVADVGERYGKRFDTFALFGFSGGGQFVNRFAYLHPERLWAASIGAPGSVTLLDVDRDWWVGLRGFEQRFGKRFDLDALRRVPVQMVVGKADLETWEITHREGGKHYMPGANSAGNTRPERLDALKQSFEAAGVSVRFDLLPNVPHNGMQAVEAVETFFADVLRSRRSGRAR; encoded by the coding sequence CCTCGGTTCGACCACGGTTTTCTCGCATCGCGCCGATCCGCGTTTCGCGTACACGTTGTACGTGCCGCCCACCGTGCGCGAAGCGTCAAACGATGTCGAACTCGTCGTCGTGATGCACGGCACGGGTCGTCAGTTCACGCAATACCGCGACAAATTCGCGCCGTTCGGCCGCTGGAACGACTGCATCGTGCTGTGTCCGCTGTTTCCGGTCGGCGTACTCGGCGACGGTAATCGCGACGGCTTCAAGCATCTCGTCGAAGGCGACATTCACTACGATCGCGTGCTGCTCGACATGGTTGCCGACGTCGGCGAACGCTACGGCAAGCGGTTCGATACGTTCGCGCTGTTCGGTTTCTCCGGCGGCGGCCAGTTCGTGAACCGCTTCGCGTACCTGCATCCGGAACGTCTGTGGGCTGCATCGATCGGCGCGCCGGGTTCGGTCACGCTGCTCGACGTCGATCGCGACTGGTGGGTTGGCTTGCGCGGTTTCGAACAGCGCTTCGGCAAGCGCTTCGATCTCGACGCGTTGCGTCGCGTGCCGGTGCAGATGGTCGTCGGCAAGGCCGATCTGGAAACATGGGAGATCACGCATCGCGAAGGCGGCAAGCACTACATGCCTGGCGCGAACTCGGCGGGCAACACGCGTCCCGAACGGCTCGATGCGTTGAAGCAAAGCTTCGAGGCCGCGGGCGTTTCGGTTCGCTTCGATCTGCTGCCGAACGTGCCGCACAACGGCATGCAGGCGGTCGAAGCGGTCGAGACGTTTTTCGCCGATGTGCTGCGTAGCCGCCGCTCCGGCCGCGCGCGATAA